The genomic interval CTCCGTATTATTGTTTTAGATCTAGATGATGACTTGCAAGGGGCAAAAATAGCTCAGAATCTCTTGTCAAATTTAATTTCAGACCAAAATCAGGCTAGCCTGGTCTGGAAGATTCTGTGTGATGAAGGTCGAAAGCTTGCCAGCAATCCAGGAAGAAGGGATATTTACGCTTGGCGATTGCTTCTACAGAAGCATTCTATCTTTATTTCAGGGCAGGGAAATAGCGAAGGGTTCAGTCAGCAAACAAGCTGGCCAGAACTATGCCGAAAAATGCTGCCAACGGAGCTAGATTCAAATCCCCTCATCTCTGGGGATGGTGTAACGCTTGGCATTGAAGATATTTTGCCTTTAGATCTCGCAGAACGAAAAGAAAGACCTAGGCCAACGCGCGATCCTTCTCCTGAGAACTCTCAACAGGCTTTGGAAGAGCAAGAAGTACCTCTGCCCTACGATCAATTGTTCGTACGTGTTTTATCTGAATGTAGAAGCCTTAATCAACAAGGAAAAGGAATAGCTATTATAGGGGAACCCGGAGCGGGAAAGACAACGCTGTTGTGTGCGATCGCAAACTGGATTCTAAAACAGGATGAACTTCCCATCTTTGTTTCGCTTCGAGATTTGGACAGCAAATTAGAAGACTATGTTCTGCAGACTTGGCTTAGGCAAGCCAGTAATGCACTAAAAGCATCAGAGCAGCTTCAGGATGCTTTAGTGAAGCGATGTAACGCTCGTCAAGTATGGCTATTGCTTGATGGCATAGATGAGATGAGTCAGGCAGATCGAACCTTATATAACCTTGCCCAAGAATTGGGAAAAGGATGGCTCAGCAATGCTCGTGTCGTATTAACCTGCCGAATCAATATTTGGGATGCTAACAGAAATGACTTAGGTTCAAATTTTCAAAGCTTTAGAAGTAGAGGATTAAAGCACGGAGATCAAACTGTCTTTATAAGAAACTTTTTTGCACAAGCACAACAACCGGAAACTGGTGAGAAGCTTATCAAGGAGATAAAGAATGCTCCATTTAGGCTGAAAGACTTAATTAAAAGTCCTCTATGGCTCACCCTGCTGTGTCGTACTTGGAAGCGGCGATCAGGAAAGTTGCCGAAAACCAAAACAGAACTTTATAGAGGCTTTGTTAATACACTTTATGAATGGAAAAATAAGCCGTGCATTCCTGTGGGAAGGCGGCATCTTCTAGAACGAGCATTAGGAGAGATATCCAAAAGGCTAATTGATCGGGAAGTCTCCCGGTTTAGTTTTTCGGAGTCTTTCATTTGCGAAGAACTAAATAGATTTGATCCTTCTTTTTTTGGCATTGCCTGTGAACTAGGCTGGATCAATAAGTTAGGTATAGCGGCAGGAAATTCGGAAGAGCCTATTTATACTTTCTTGCATCCTACGTTCCAAGAATATTTTGCAGCAAAAGCAGTTCACGATGACCATTTCTTTTTGCATCATATCCCTGATGATCCAAGCAAAGGGAGATATCGAGTTCTTGAACCACAATGGAAAGAATGTTTTCTTTTTTGGCTAGGTAGAGAAGATGTTTCTGAGGAATGCAAGAACCATCTGATCGAAGCGTTAGCCAATCTTGCTGATGAGTGTGATGGCTCTACCAGTATAAGGCAAAGTGCTTGGCAGTATCAGGAATTTCAGAGTTTGTCGAATGCAATCTTAAAAAAATCTTGATTGAAGAAGTGATTTCTTGGCACCTAGGATTCTTTAGAACCGTTATTGATGATAGTAATTGGACGATTTTCCTCAATCCTAATGAGCTGGTTGATATAGCAGGATCAGCACTTCGAGAAACTGACAGAATATCTTTGATAGATTCGACAATTTCCTTAGCCAGAAAGAATCACAAAAACTCTATTGGCTGTGAGGCAGTTAAATTTTTAGGTCTATGTGGATACCACAGCTTAAAGGCTGTCGAAGGATTATTGGGAATATTGAATTTAGGCTTAGACAAGCAAATGCGAAATCAATCTATAGACAGCCTAGCCAAAATAGTAGAACAAGACGTTGATTTGATAGAACTCGTAAGATGTCATCTTATTGATATCCAGAACACTTCCGACAGAAATCGAATTTCAAAAGCTTTAAGTAACCTTCGACTTTGCAGTCTCAAGAACAATCCGTGTCTTAAAAAGGATAAAGACTTCTGCAAATTAAGGAATGCCTTATATGCTAGCAGGAATGATAAGGAAAAATTAGTAAGTGCTTTAAGATTTCTTCAGCTAGTACCCCAAGACAACGAAGCTATTTCTGCCTTAATAGAAATCTTAAATGTGACAAAGAGCAAAGAAATAAAAAAACAGATTATTGTCAGTCTGGGCACTCAGGCTCAAAGCAATACGTATGTTATAGATGCCTTTAGCAAAATTCTATGCCTAGAGAAGGACGAGGAAATACTTGTCATAACTTCCGAAATGATTAGGGACGTAGGTTATAGAAATAAGAATGCAGTTTCAGCGCTATACACGCTTATCAAGTCTAGTTATGAAACAAAACTTAAGTATCATTATGCGGAATGTCTTGGGGATGTAGATCCAGGCAACCTGCTGGCAGCCAATACTCTTTTGGAAGCTCTCTCCGAAGAAGATAGTAACGATGATGTAAAAGTATACGCCATCGATAGATTATACAGAATAGGGCTTGGAGACTTAACAACAAAAGCCCTTATTGAGGAAGAATTCGTAAAACTTCTGGCTGGTAGTGAAAGTCAACGAGTTCAGATAGAAGTCACTTGGCATCTATGGCTTTACTCAGCCATAAATGTCTACACTGTTTATAAGTTGCTAGCAAAGCAGGCTTTTGAGGAAGAACATGAGGAAAGGAGTGCTTCTGCTGTATGGCGGCTGAAACAAATTTTTCGTAACAAAGTGATCCACACCGATATCGCTTATAATGCAGTATCTACACTTTCAAGAGCTTTATCTAAAACAGCCTGTCAAGATAAGATTCAGCTTTATAGCATTTATTTTAATCTTGCGGTTTTCTTCGCACAGAGAATGAGTTATTCAGAGTTTTATAAGGCTTGGAATAATTGATGAGGTGAGTGACAAGTAAACAACGCTCACCCCAAGATTACTAACAAAACTAACGCGGCATGACATCATCCAACCGTAGCGCTAGCTGGGGCAACAGTGGTGAATTGATCGTCTCACCCAGTCGATACTGCTGCTGTTGATAGTCTTCGCCCACCAATCGACATACCGTAAACGTAGGCTGCTTGGGGCTGCCAATAAACACCCGCCCACCCAAACCTCGGTAGTCCACAATCCAATATTCTGGAATGCCAAACAAGGCGTACTCTTCTACCTTGCGGGCATAGTCCGTTTCCCAGTTAGTGCTCACCACCTCCACTACCAGCTTTACCGAACTGCCTAGGGTAATCACAGGTTCTCGTTCCCACAGCGGCTCATGTACCAGGGCTGGTTCGTCAAGCACCACCACATCCGGGCGGCGGGCCGTGGCAACATCGGCAAACGGGCGCAGCAAACAGGTGCGAGGAATAATCCACGGATGGCCCTGGCGATCGATTTCAATGCTGAGCTGGCTGGCAACTTTTCCGGCAGTGGTTTCGTGGAGGCCGGTGGGTGACCTGTCTACAAGTTCTCCGTCGGCCAGTTCGTAGCGCGGGTTATCGCCATAGCGGGTCAAAAATTCGTCAACGCCAAGTACCAGCGACGATGAGGTCTGAGTCATAAAAAAGACTCCCAGAGCTAAACGGGCATAGAACAATGGTAGAAAATTCGGGAAAACCTGACAGACCTTTCGCCAGGTAGCAATTTTGACTTGATCTGGGCGTCTGGATAGGGTACTTTACTGAGCTATGGCTGTCTGCGAGCAGTCTGAACTTCCCAAAAATTTGGTCTAACGCCACTGGAAGGTGCTACCAACACCAACCAGCGGCTAACCCCGTCGACTGAGCGACCAGTCTCGGAGGCTAAGGTTGATCATACCTGGCCGCCCTGAACTGCACATGTCTGGGGCGGCCAAGTTTTTGGGATTCCTTACCCACCGTTAGCAAAGGAATCCCTGAACTATGTTGTGTTTTACCCGTCAAGATCCCTGGGTTCTGCCAGAACCCAGGGATCTCAATCCCCTGCCACTGACCACTCCTTACCCCCCGCCGGGGCGCGAGCGACTGCGCCATCTGGTGATCGGCTCACCCGACGGAGTGCGCTCCACCATCCACACCCTGCATGTGCTAAACTACGCCGACCAGATGACCTGGAGCCAGCTGATTGCGATCCCAGAGTCGGGGATTTTGATTACCCCAGAGCAGGGGGAGGCGTTTAGCTACCTGATTCGGCATCGACAGGTAAGCTAGCCGCCAATGACAAAGGAGCCAGGAGTGCCGCCACGACCGGCTTCTGGCTCCTGGCTCCTGGCTCCTGGCTCCATTCTGTGACAGAACAGTGTCTCGCCTTACAGGGCTACCCCTAGCTGCCCTGGCAGCCAATCCATGTCCCCTGGTCCTCATAGACGAAGGGGGTGCCCTGGTCGCAGACCACCGAAATGGCGCTTTGGGGGCCGGGGATGGTGATCATCGAGACGGTGCCACCCACGGGGCTGGGCACGTCGGACAGTTCAGGCTCGCTCAGCGCCGACTCGGGCCCCACGGCATCGCCGGGGTTGGGCACCTGACAGCCGACCCAGTCCATGCCCATGTCGCTGTAGCTAAAGGGCTCAAAGCCCTCCTGGTCGCAGGTCACCATGGCCGCGGCGGCGGGGCCGGGCAGGCGCAGCTCTTTCACGGTGCCGCCATCGGGGCTCTCCACATCGCCAAAGAAGACATCGATCGTGGCGACGGGTTCTTCGGTGCCGGAGGCCCCGGCATCAGGGGCGTTGGGATCTAAAACTTCGACGGGTCTGGTGCAGCCCACGGCACCGATCAGGCAGAGCGCGGCCGCTGCCCCCAGGCGGCCCCAGGCAGAGGTCGATCGTTGGGAGCTGAACAAATGGGAAAAAAACATACAAAACCTACCTATTGAAGGGTTTTTTAGCAGTGCGTATTTTAGTAGTGCGTATTATAAACACTCCTGAGAACGGTTGACTAAGTTGCTAATCTTGCTGGTTTAGCCGTCGTGTAGCCGACAAATAAATAGGGGTACCCCGACGAGGCCTGGGAAAGCCCACTCTTCCTGGACACCCTTGGGAACACCGTTGTCAGTTAGGTGCACTTAGAGCACCGGTTCAGTATGGCTGAGATCTCCCATCTGCCACCGCAGGGTCTACAGAGGCCTACCGATTCCTTGGCAGCACAAAGGTTTAGACCGATGATCGATCGCTCCTTTCCGTCGGGTCCAGGGCGGCCAATGTTCGCGTTAGCGCCCCAGCAGGGGCGACGCCCCTAGTCGTAGGCCAAAGGCCGTGCGAAGCGGGCTGGGGCCAGCGAAATGGCCCTAGTAGCACCTTGGGCTTACCGCCGCAGTTGTGGCTCGCATGCCCCTAGCCTCGCTGCAAACTAAATACTGTACTGACGCTCTAGGGGTTGGGCAGCGGATCAACGGCCGCGATCGCAAAGATTCATCCCCAACCGGGGCAGGGCAGGCTCGTGAGCCCTATGATGGCACTACGGCTATTCCTTTGCTGTTGGCTATGACCAACCCAGATCTTCCTCCTGGCCCGCCCCCCAGCGGCGGCGGTACCGTCAAGTGGTTGCTGGCGGGCTGTGGTGGCTGCCTGGGACTCACTGTATTAGCCGGGCTGGCCCTGGCCTTTTTCCTCGATCGCACGCTGCGCTTTGCCGTCGGCCCCGACCAGGGCTCCGCCCCGACCGAAGCGCTGTTCACCTACGCCATCCCCGGCGAGAGCCAGACTATTTTCAGCATGGGGCTGTTGGGCCTCCAGGTCAGTCAGGTAGCCAGCACCGACTCGCCGCCCTCTGTCCTGCTGACAATGGGGCAGCTCCCCAGCTACCTGCGGGACCAGGAGGCGCAGCAAGCCTTTGTTGATCAGTTTCAGACCAGCACGGAGTTGGAGGGGAACTACCAGCTGAGCGAGCAGCGAATTGAGTCGCGCACCCTTTGCGACCAGCCGGTATCGGTGGTGATGCAGTCGGGGCGCTTTGGGGACGGCGATACCAGCTACGAGGCCGCAAGCCTGCTGACCTTTGTCGAGTACAACAACGACGCCCGCTTTGTCTGGGTTTTGGCCCATGGCGATACGCCCCAGGCCACCGCCGAGCAGGTGTTTACCAGCCTCGACTGCCGCTAAACCAAACCAAGATCAGGCCAGTCCCGACACCCAGCACCCGACACCCAACACCCGACACCCGACACCCGACACCCGACACCCCTCACTTCACCTGAGTTACCCGCCAGCTCAGCTTTAGATTGAGCCAGAAATTCCAGAAGGTGACCACCGCGA from Leptolyngbya sp. KIOST-1 carries:
- a CDS encoding NACHT domain-containing protein is translated as MSGSGGSGGYEYQDNAVGYVAAHILAARALDWELETGALDIPTAVAVETNGPGDDLCITLQNNVITELQAKHGLTKDKLFNPLLKLAKGLHENPAMYGVLLTDSSASLTIRRDLRQDLVKLGQERYDRLKSITLEFQDQLSSANLPRQDPNIFRRLRIIVLDLDDDLQGAKIAQNLLSNLISDQNQASLVWKILCDEGRKLASNPGRRDIYAWRLLLQKHSIFISGQGNSEGFSQQTSWPELCRKMLPTELDSNPLISGDGVTLGIEDILPLDLAERKERPRPTRDPSPENSQQALEEQEVPLPYDQLFVRVLSECRSLNQQGKGIAIIGEPGAGKTTLLCAIANWILKQDELPIFVSLRDLDSKLEDYVLQTWLRQASNALKASEQLQDALVKRCNARQVWLLLDGIDEMSQADRTLYNLAQELGKGWLSNARVVLTCRINIWDANRNDLGSNFQSFRSRGLKHGDQTVFIRNFFAQAQQPETGEKLIKEIKNAPFRLKDLIKSPLWLTLLCRTWKRRSGKLPKTKTELYRGFVNTLYEWKNKPCIPVGRRHLLERALGEISKRLIDREVSRFSFSESFICEELNRFDPSFFGIACELGWINKLGIAAGNSEEPIYTFLHPTFQEYFAAKAVHDDHFFLHHIPDDPSKGRYRVLEPQWKECFLFWLGREDVSEECKNHLIEALANLADECDGSTSIRQSAWQYQEFQSLSNAILKKS
- a CDS encoding Uma2 family endonuclease, with the translated sequence MTQTSSSLVLGVDEFLTRYGDNPRYELADGELVDRSPTGLHETTAGKVASQLSIEIDRQGHPWIIPRTCLLRPFADVATARRPDVVVLDEPALVHEPLWEREPVITLGSSVKLVVEVVSTNWETDYARKVEEYALFGIPEYWIVDYRGLGGRVFIGSPKQPTFTVCRLVGEDYQQQQYRLGETINSPLLPQLALRLDDVMPR